Proteins from one candidate division KSB1 bacterium genomic window:
- a CDS encoding GNAT family N-acetyltransferase: MKITYKVNFDFELDQVIQLYHDSTLGDRRPVDDRECMFRMMKEANLIVTAWDNDLLVGISRNLTDFCYIAYLADLAVHESYQKMGIGKELIRRTQAELGTKCRLILLSAPKAAAYYPHIGFSRHPEAWMLAPGEQVR; the protein is encoded by the coding sequence ATGAAAATCACTTACAAAGTAAACTTCGATTTTGAGTTGGATCAGGTCATTCAACTTTACCACGACTCAACGCTTGGTGACAGAAGGCCGGTCGACGACAGAGAATGCATGTTCCGGATGATGAAAGAGGCAAACCTGATTGTGACCGCCTGGGACAATGATTTGCTGGTCGGTATCTCCCGAAACCTGACCGATTTCTGTTACATCGCTTACTTAGCGGATCTGGCCGTGCATGAATCGTATCAAAAAATGGGAATAGGGAAGGAACTTATCCGCAGAACTCAGGCAGAATTGGGAACTAAATGCCGGTTGATTTTGCTTTCCGCCCCGAAAGCCGCGGCGTACTATCCCCACATCGGCTTTTCAAGACACCCCGAAGCCTGGATGCTGGCTCCCGGTGAGCAAGTTAGATGA